In Pirellula sp. SH-Sr6A, the DNA window TTCGCAAGCTCGCGCTGCTCTATGCCGTCAGCGCGAACCATCAATCACCGGTAATCGACGCTGCGGCCGTGCGATGGGCTACGGAGTTCATGCTCCACCAAACTCGCCGCATGCTCTTCATGGCACACAACCACGTCGCGGAGAACCCGTTCCATGCCGAGTGCCTCAAGCTTGTTCGAAAGCTTCGCGAGGAACCCAGCCGGCAACTTGCCCACAGCGTGCTACTCAAACGCATGAAGATCGATGCCAAGACCTTTCAGGAGTTGGTGACGACGCTCGAGCAGCAAGGAGACCTGCTGACGGTGATCCAAGCCACAGCCGGCCGACCACAGCGGCACTACCGATTGCTGGGTGAAAGCAGTGGGTGAAACCAAGAGTGAAAAGTGAAAGAAGTCCACCGTAAGTGGCAAGTTAGACCGGTGAAGGAAGCCTCGAATCGGAGAAAGACCCGTGAAACAAGTACCAACCCAAACCACCCCAAACGCCAGTGAAAGAAGTGAAAGAAGCGAGTCAGAGACCAAGAAAAACACTGCACCAAATGCTTCTTTCTTCTTTCACCCGGTCACGCAGATATATCCATTCACACACCTTCTTTCTTCCTTCACCCACACCCACGTATATGCCCGCGCGTGCGCGTATAGACACGCGTGTATGAGAGGGGTGGAGAAAGAAGAAAGAAGGATTCGAGGGCCGGTCATTACCCCACCGCGTCGCCAAGGTTGGCCCACGTTCGCGTCGTTGCGATTGAGTGGGGATTGGGTTAAGTGCCGGCAATGAACGCGACACGTGGCCACACGTGGGCCCGTGGCACGCCTGCCAATGTGGCAGACCCAATAGGTACTTCCGCGTGATCTGTCACCGGAGTGGGACGCCGGAACAGCCGCCATTGATGAGACAGTTTTATTTTCTGGTCAGAACAACAAAAGAAAGAAAGTTATGTCAACGCAATCAGAACAGCAACGTGATCGATGGAACACGATGGTCGTGCCAGCAGCAAAGGGATTGGAGCGATTCTTTTGGAGCCTCGCTTGGTTTTGCGTCTTGCTCATGGTGCTCTTTGGTGGTCCATGCATTCGCAACAAGCAACACCCTATCGAGAAAGGAGAATCCGATGAGCAGCAATCAGCTGAACCTACCCCATAGCCGACTCGGCTTGTTCGGCAACTCGCGCGAACTTGCCTTCTTGTTTTGAAAGACCACCTCACGAGATTTCTGAAAGATCGAAAATGAAAATCGAGCAAAGATCAATTGCGGACATTAAACCCTATCCGAACAATCCCCGCATCAACGATGACGCGGTCGATGCCGTTGCCGGCAGCATCAAGGAGTTCGGATTTCGTCAACCGATTGTGGTCGATGAAGATGGAGTGATCATCTGCGGTCACACTCGCTTTAAAGCGGCACAGAAGCTTGGCATCGAAAAGCTCCCTGTCCATGTTGCGAAGGATCTTACCCCCGAGCAGATCAAGGCGTATCGCATCGCCGATAACAAAACCGCTGAGCTTGCCGAGTGGAATTACGATCTGCTCCCAATCGAACTGGGTGACTTGCAAGCCAACGGGTTTGATCTCTCGCTCCTTGGATTCGATACCGATGAGCTCGCCAAGCTGATGGACACCGGAGTCAACGAGGGACTTACCGATCCCGATGAGGTTCCGGCGCCTCCCGATGAAGCGATCACGAAGCCAGGGGATCTTTGGATCCTTGGTAACCACCGGCTGCTCTGCGGAGACTCGTCATCGCCGGCAGACCTGGGTCGCTTGCTGGCCGGCAATGCGATCCATCTTTGCAACACAGACCCGCCCTACAACGTGAAGGTGGAACCGCGATCGAACAACGCGATCGCGGCAGGTTTGTCCTCGTTCTCGAACGATGCAGCGTCAGGAAAACTCAAGCAGGGCCAAGGCAATGCCGCTTCGTTCGGTGTTGATCACGAGACAGGCAAACCGAAGCATGCCGCAACGCATAAGAAGCTTCGGCCGAAGGATCGTCCCCTCGCGAATGACTTTGTCAGCGATGGCGAGTTCGATCGACTCCTCGATGCGTGGTTCGGTAACATCGCGCGCGTCTTGTTGCCGGGTCGATGCTTTTACATTTGGGGAGGTTACGCCAATCTTGGAAATTATCCCCCATTCCTAAGTCGCCACGCCCTGTACTTCAGCCAAAGCATCGTGTGGGATAAACAACACCCTGTTTTGACACGAAAAGATTTTATGGGGGCGTTTGAGCTTGCGTTTTACGGTTGGAAGGAAGGCGCAGGGCACAAATACTACGGGCCCAACAATGCGACCGACCTGTGGCAAGTGAAGAAGGTCAATCCGCAATCGATGATCCATCTCACCGAGAAGCCTGTCGAACTCGCGGTGCGGGCGATGCAGTACTCTTCCGTGCCTGGCGAGAATGTTTTGGATCTCTTCGGTGGTAGCGGATCCACGTTGATCGCCGCTGAGCAATGCGGTCGCAACGCCTTCTTGATGGAGCTTGATTGCTTGTACGCAGACGTGATCGTTGATCGCTATCAGAGGTTCACTGGCAAGCCGGCGATCCTAGAGCGAACCGGCGAGTCTCCGATCCCAATGCGGGCTGCGGACGCCAAGTAACGCTAGATCTTCTGGCAGTGCCAATGCCCGTCTTCAAAGACGTAGAGATAGTTCGCATCGCAGTTGCGTGCGAACGTGACGAGCGACGCTCGGTCGCAAAGATGCTTTGGGAGCCGCGCCCGAGGGAAGTACTCGGGCGCCCCATCGCTCGCATTCAAACTTCGCAGCTCACCTCCGGCGATTAATGCCGAGGCCTTCTCGATGGAGTTGTACCATTGGTTGAGAACCACCCCAGCATGTTCCGGGTAGCCATCGAAGTGCAGGTAGGCGGCTTGGTAGCCCCCGTCGCTGTTCGCACAGGCGA includes these proteins:
- a CDS encoding DNA modification methylase — encoded protein: MKIEQRSIADIKPYPNNPRINDDAVDAVAGSIKEFGFRQPIVVDEDGVIICGHTRFKAAQKLGIEKLPVHVAKDLTPEQIKAYRIADNKTAELAEWNYDLLPIELGDLQANGFDLSLLGFDTDELAKLMDTGVNEGLTDPDEVPAPPDEAITKPGDLWILGNHRLLCGDSSSPADLGRLLAGNAIHLCNTDPPYNVKVEPRSNNAIAAGLSSFSNDAASGKLKQGQGNAASFGVDHETGKPKHAATHKKLRPKDRPLANDFVSDGEFDRLLDAWFGNIARVLLPGRCFYIWGGYANLGNYPPFLSRHALYFSQSIVWDKQHPVLTRKDFMGAFELAFYGWKEGAGHKYYGPNNATDLWQVKKVNPQSMIHLTEKPVELAVRAMQYSSVPGENVLDLFGGSGSTLIAAEQCGRNAFLMELDCLYADVIVDRYQRFTGKPAILERTGESPIPMRAADAK